A region of Lycium barbarum isolate Lr01 chromosome 3, ASM1917538v2, whole genome shotgun sequence DNA encodes the following proteins:
- the LOC132633312 gene encoding molybdate transporter 2, which yields MTSQPSDHTTPLLHRNWWRSHLSTLPFAASLRLKTPLLSELGGSVGDLGTYIPIVLALTLVSNLDLSTTLIFTAFYNIITGAIFGIPMPVQPMKSIAAVAVSETPHLTVPQIAAAGISTAGTLLFLGVTGLMSFFYRFIPLPVVRGIQLSQGLAFAFSAIKYIRYNQDFASTTKASNNTPRAWFGLDGVILALTCVSFVILVTGSGEVVEDDEDSTNGIDRSRVRRSRLRILSAIPAALVVFLLGLILCFVRDPSIIGDIKFGPSRIHVLEITWEDWKTGFLRGAIPQIPLSVLNSVIAVCKLSADLFPEKEVSATRVSVSVGLMNLVGCWFGAMPCCHGAGGLAGQYRFGGRSGASVAFLGLGKLVLGLVFGSSFVRILSQFPIGILGVLLLFAGIELAMASRDMNTKEESFVMLVCAAVSLTGSSAALGFGCGIVLFLLLKLRQLDCFGGRVGRSNSRSNIDEASLNP from the coding sequence ATGACATCTCAACCTTCCGACCATACTACTCCCCTCCTCCATCGCAATTGGTGGCGCAGCCACCTTTCCACCCTTCCATTCGCCGCCTCACTCCGCTTAAAAACCCCCCTACTCTCCGAACTTGGTGGCTCAGTCGGCGACTTAGGCACATACATCCCAATTGTCTTAGCACTCACCTTAGTATCCAATCTTGATCTCAGCACTACCCTTATCTTCACTGCATTCTACAACATAATAACCGGTGCTATTTTCGGTATCCCTATGCCTGTCCAACCCATGAAATCCATTGCTGCTGTTGCTGTTTCCGAGACACCTCATTTAACTGTTCCTCAAATAGCTGCTGCTGGAATATCCACAGCTGGTACACTGTTATTCCTTGGAGTTACCGGACTTATGTCCTTCTTTTATCGGTTTATTCCACTCCCTGTTGTTCGTGGTATTCAGCTTTCTCAAGGCCTAGCTTTTGCTTTCTCTGCTATCAAATATATTCGGTATAACCAAGACTTTGCTAGTACTACAAAAGCTAGCAACAATACCCCACGTGCATGGTTTGGTCTTGACGGTGTTATTTTGGCTCTCACTTGCGTATCTTTTGTTATTCTTGTTACTGGTTCTGGTGAAGTTGTTGAGGACGATGAAGATAGTACTAATGGAATTGATCGGAGTAGAGTTCGACGCAGCAGATTACGAATACTATCAGCAATTCCGGCAGCTCTTGTTGTGTTTTTGTTGGGATTGATTCTCTGTTTTGTGCGTGATCCTTCAATTATTGGCGATATTAAATTTGGTCCATCAAGAATCCATGTATTGGAGATCACGTGGGAAGACTGGAAAACCGGGTTTTTAAGGGGCGCGATTCCCCAGATTCCGTTATCCGTATTGAATTCTGTGATTGCTGTGTGTAAATTGTCAGCTGATTTGTTTCCAGAAAAGGAAGTTTCGGCTACGAGAGTTTCTGTGAGTGttgggttgatgaatttggtGGGTTGTTGGTTTGGAGCTATGCCGTGTTGCCACGGGGCAGGAGGACTAGCCGGACAATATAGGTTTGGTGGGAGGAGTGGCGCGTCTGTGGCGTTTCTTGGGTTGGGTAAATTGGTTCTTGGATTGGTATTTGGGAGTTCATTTGTGAGGATTTTGAGTCAGTTTCCTATTGGGATACTTGGGGTGCTTTTGTTGTTTGCTGGGATTGAATTGGCTATGGCTTCAAGGGATATGAACACAAAGGAAGAATCTTTTGTCATGTTGGTTTGTGCGGCTGTATCGTTGACAGGGTCTAGTGCTGCACTGGGATTTGGGTGTGGTATTGTGCTATTTTTGCTGTTGAAATTGAGGCAATTGGACTGCTTTGGTGGCCGCGTTGGGAGATCAAACTCCAGGTCAAACATTGATGAAGCTAGTCTCAATCCGTAA